GACCCGCCTGCACGGGTGCGCTATGGATAAGGCGGCGGTGACGGTCCAGATCGGCAGCGTCGCGGATCATATGTTCCCAGAACCTGCGCTGCCAAATCCCCTTTTCACCGCGCGCCGCATATCCTGCGGGCAGATTGATAGCGGGCGCAACATGGCGCGAGAACGCCGATTTCAACAACCGCCAACGTTTCGAGAAATCCGCGTCATCTGCGGGCATGACCCAGATCATATGCACGACTTCGGGCAGGACCACCGCCGCGTCAATCTGGAATGGCCAGCGTTTGCGGGTCAGCGCGACGGCAGTGCGCAGCAACCCCACCTCGCGCACAAGTAGATCCGAGCGGCGATCAAGTAGGCGGGCGGTGAAAAAGTAGGTCGCACCGGGAACGTATAGACGGCGATAACGGCTCATCGGGGCAGGATGGCGCGCGTTTGGTAAACGGCGGGTTAATTTGGTAAACGGCGGGTTAATAATGTAAGGTGGGTCTTGACCCACGTTACCCCCGCCGCAGCCGGATCACGACATCGACCGACGCTATCTCGGCCCCTACAGGCGCGCGCGGCAGGCGGTTGATTTCAAGCTGGTCCGCAGGCGCATCCGACAGGGTGCCGGTATCTTCCCAATAGAAATGCGGATGATCCGTCATATTGGTGTCAAAATAGCTCTTCGCGCCGTCCACGGTGATTTCACGCAACAACCCGGCATCGCAAAACGCCCGCAAGGTGTTGTAAACAGTGGCCAATGACACGCTTTCGGCGCCGGCACCGGCGGCGTCAAAAAGGCTCTCGGCAGTCACATGCCGGTCTTGCCCGTCGCCCACCAGCAAGGTCGCAAGCGCCACCCGCTGACGGGTGGGGCGCAGGCCCGCGTCCGTCAGCCACTGCGTTCCGCGTGTGATTGTGTCCTGTGTCATGGGCATCCTGCGCTCCTGTCGCCTGACAATATGGGCGAAAACCTGACAGTTTCAATTGTAAATCGACCCACGCCCGCCAGGCGGCACCCGCAGTCAGCCTTGCGCCAGCGCGCGCCACGGTGCTAGACCGCCTTGGAATGTAACACCAAAACGGGGCCGTATATGTCCACCTATCCAAGCAGCTTTGACAAAGACGACCTTTTGAAATGCGCCCGGGGCGAGCTGTTCGGGATCGGCAATGCCCAGCTTCCCGCCCCGCCCATGTTGATGATGGACCGGATCACGGATGTGAGTGCCGATGGCGGTGCCCACGGCAAGGGCCACATCACCGCCGAATTCGACATCACCCCCGACCTTTGGTTCTTTGAATGCCACTTCCCCGGCAACCCGATCATGCCCGGCTGTCTGGGTCTTGACGGCTTGTGGCAATTGACCGGTTTCAACCTTGGCTGGCGCGGCTGGCAGGGGCGCGGCTATGCCTTGGGCGTGGGCGAGGTCAAACTGACCGGCATGGTCCGCCCCGACCGCAAAATGCTGACCTACAAGATTGATTTCACCAAAGCGATCCAGACCCGCCGCCTGACAATGGGCGTCGCTGATGGCATCGTCGAGGCCGACGGTGAGGTGATCTATCAGGTCAAGGATATGAAGGTGGCGTTGAGTGAGAGTTGAGGGCAGCCCGTGCAACCAAGATAGGAGCAACAAGCAATGAAGTTCTTCATGTATGTTCTCTTTGGAAACGCATTGCTTGCTTTCGCCGTCGCTTTCTATCTTCAAGCCGTCCTGTTGTTGAAAGTGATGAGAGCTTCCAATAATGGGATGGGCATCGGCGATTCAAATAGCGTCCAAGCCAATCTGATGCGTTTTATTAACGGTGAGATTTGGCCGGACTTGCGCTGGAAATGGTCCCGTGCAGTGTTGTGGCTTGCCTGTAGCGTTGCACTACTTTTCGCGCTTGGTTTCGCTTTCCAAGATAGTATTTAGCACGGCGATCCCTGCTAGAGACTTCCCCTTTAGCTGCTTTTCTTAACGCTGTAGGGCGAGTTTTCACCTCACTTTTTTTGTGAGATCGAAATCCACTCTAACCATCTGACTAGATCTTTCTCAAAACCGCACCGCCGCGCCCGAACCGAGGGGTGGGCGTAAGCGCCCGCCCCGTGGGGGCGGTTCGGGCGCTGCCAAATCCTTGATTTGGCAGGTGGCGTTTAGCAACGAGGGGAAACATCCCACCCCACTTGCCCCGCCTTCCCCTCTCGCCTACACAAAGTCGAAGCCAAGTAAGGGAGCAGCCATGCGCCGCGTCGTCGTCACAGGTCTGGGGATCGTATCCCCCATCGGGAACACCGCCGCCGAGGTCGAAGCCTCCTTGCGTGCAGGCAAATCCGGCATCGTCGCCAGCCCGGAAATGGCCGAACACGGGTTTCGCAGCCAGATCGCCGGCACCCTCAAGATCGACGTGACCGAACATGTGGACAAACGCACCCTGCGCTTCATGGGTCCGGGGGCCGCCTATGCCCATATCGCCATGACCCAGGCCATCGCCGATGCGGGCCTTGACGAGACCACGATCAGCAACCCGCGCACGGGGCTGGTCGCCGGGTCCGGCGGGCCATCGACCAGCGCAATGTTTGCCGCCCACAAAGTCGTGGAAACCACCGGTGCGACCAAACGGATCGGGCCGTTTGCCGTGCCCAAATGCATGTCCTCGACGATCAGCGCGAACCTGTCCACGGCCTTCAAGATCAAGGGCATCAACTATTCGATCACCAGCGCCTGTTCCACCAGCCTGCACTGCATCGGCAACGCCGCCGAACAGATCATGATGGGCAAGCAGGACGTGATGTTCGCGGGCGGCGGCGAAGAACTGGACTGGACCCTGTCCTGCCTGTTTGACGCGATGGGCGCGATGAGCAGCAAATACAATGACACACCGGAAAAGGCCTCGCGCGCGTTTGATGCGGGCCGCGACGGCTTTGTGATCGCGGGCGGTGGCGGGATCGTCGTGCTGGAAAGCCTTGAACACGCCCAGGCCCGCGGTGCCAAAATATACGCCGAAGTCACCGGATATGCCGCCACATCTGACGGCCACGACATGGTCGCTCCGAGCGGCGAAGGCGGCGAACGCGCGATGCGTCTCGCCCTTGAAACGATCCCCGAAGGGCGCAGCGTCAGCTATATCAATGCCCACGGCACATCGACCCCCGTTGGCGACGTGGGCGAGGTCGAGGCCGTGCGCCGCGTCTTTGGCCAAGGCGCCACACCGCCGATCAGTTCGACCAAATCCATGACCGGCCATTCGCAGGGAGCGACCGGCGCGCAGGAAGCCATCTATTGCCTGCTGATGTTGCAAGGCGACTTCATCGCGCCCTCGATCAATGTGGAAACGCTTGACCCCGCGCTGGACGCTGCCGAAATCGCGACATCGCTGGTGGAAAACGCAGGGCTGGATACGGTAATGACGAACAGCTTTGGTTTTGGCGGCACCAACGGATCGATGTTGCTGAGCAGGTTTCGCGGCTAGGTCCAACGCGCGCCGTGCAGCGACAGGCCCCGGGGTGACGATTTGACCTATCTACGCGGCACTTTATGGTCGCCAAGCACATCCTACTTATCAGCATCGTGCCTACATCAACCAAATCCCCAACCCGGCGGGGCGGCCTGTCGATGCACGGCGGCTACGCCTTGACTCCGTGCGGGGAGCCAAGGTCTGGTGAGCGGACGAAACGAACATTGACCCCTAGGTAAGTCCAGCCTCGCGAAGCTCGGACTCCAGCATTTCGGTTAATGACTGATCCTTAAACGGCTCGTGCCGACAAAACGTCTCAAGCGAAAAACTTGGATGTGCTGCCTGCAATTGGGTGATGGTCGCCCGCGCAGCCTCCTTCCGGCCAGCAAGCCCAAGTGCCGTTGCCAGCAAGGTATACCCATAGACCGTGCCTGGAACGCGGCGACGATAATCCTCCGCAAGCGAGACGGCTTCGTCATGTTCACCAAGTAGGCTGAGACATTGCGCAAAATAAAACAGCGTGTCATCGGCGACGTATTCTGAGGCACTGATGTGTTCGCGATATATTTCCCGGGCCCGTTCGAAGTTTCCGGCATAGAGGTGAACCCAAGCCGTTATCGCACGCGTGTACAAGAAGCTTGGCCCCGCCCGAAAGGCTTCATCGGCCCGCTTGGTCGCCCGATCAAAGTCGCCCTCCAACACAAGAAGGGC
This portion of the Octadecabacter sp. SW4 genome encodes:
- a CDS encoding transposase translates to MSRYRRLYVPGATYFFTARLLDRRSDLLVREVGLLRTAVALTRKRWPFQIDAAVVLPEVVHMIWVMPADDADFSKRWRLLKSAFSRHVAPAINLPAGYAARGEKGIWQRRFWEHMIRDAADLDRHRRLIHSAPVQAGLVARPQDWPFSSVHRDGVVHDQRHALLA
- the irrA gene encoding iron response transcriptional regulator IrrA, with protein sequence MTQDTITRGTQWLTDAGLRPTRQRVALATLLVGDGQDRHVTAESLFDAAGAGAESVSLATVYNTLRAFCDAGLLREITVDGAKSYFDTNMTDHPHFYWEDTGTLSDAPADQLEINRLPRAPVGAEIASVDVVIRLRRG
- the fabA gene encoding bifunctional 3-hydroxydecanoyl-ACP dehydratase/trans-2-decenoyl-ACP isomerase, with protein sequence MSTYPSSFDKDDLLKCARGELFGIGNAQLPAPPMLMMDRITDVSADGGAHGKGHITAEFDITPDLWFFECHFPGNPIMPGCLGLDGLWQLTGFNLGWRGWQGRGYALGVGEVKLTGMVRPDRKMLTYKIDFTKAIQTRRLTMGVADGIVEADGEVIYQVKDMKVALSES
- the fabB gene encoding beta-ketoacyl-ACP synthase I gives rise to the protein MRRVVVTGLGIVSPIGNTAAEVEASLRAGKSGIVASPEMAEHGFRSQIAGTLKIDVTEHVDKRTLRFMGPGAAYAHIAMTQAIADAGLDETTISNPRTGLVAGSGGPSTSAMFAAHKVVETTGATKRIGPFAVPKCMSSTISANLSTAFKIKGINYSITSACSTSLHCIGNAAEQIMMGKQDVMFAGGGEELDWTLSCLFDAMGAMSSKYNDTPEKASRAFDAGRDGFVIAGGGGIVVLESLEHAQARGAKIYAEVTGYAATSDGHDMVAPSGEGGERAMRLALETIPEGRSVSYINAHGTSTPVGDVGEVEAVRRVFGQGATPPISSTKSMTGHSQGATGAQEAIYCLLMLQGDFIAPSINVETLDPALDAAEIATSLVENAGLDTVMTNSFGFGGTNGSMLLSRFRG